A segment of the Catenuloplanes nepalensis genome:
GCGAGCACGCCGGGCTTGTTCTCCACGAGCACGGAGAGCGTGTGCTTGGTCATGACGGGGGGTGCCTCTCAGACCGCGTCGTCGGGGAAGTCCGGGCGGATGCCGCGGGCGAACAGGATGTCGTCGTTGCTCATGCCGGCCGGGACCATCGGCCAGACCATCGCGTCCTTGCCGACCACGAAGTCGATGACCACCGGGCGGTCGTTGATCGCCATCGCCTCCGCGATCACCCGGTCCACGTCGTCCGCGGACTCGCAGCGCAGGCCCACGCAGCCGAGCGCGTCGGCCAGCTTCACGAAGTCCGGGATGCGGTGCTTGTGCGTGCCGAGCTCGGTGTTGGAGTAGCGCTGATCGTAGAAGAGCGTCTGCCACTGCCGGACCATGCCCAGGTTGCCGTTGTTGATCACGGCGACCTTGATCGGGATGTTCTCCAGCGCGCAGGTGGCCAGCTCCTGGTTGGTCATCTGGAAGCAGCCGTCGCCGTCGATCGCCCACACCACGGTGTCCGGCTTGCCGGTCTTCGCGCCCATCGCCGCCGGGACCGCGTAGCCCATGGTGCCGGCGCCGCCGGAGTTGAGCCAGGTGTACGGCTTCTCGTACGAGATGAACTGCGAGGCCCACATCTGGTGCTGGCCGACGCCCGCCGCGTAGATCGCGTCCGGCCCGGCGATCTCGCCGATCCGCTTGATCACGAACTGCGGGGAGAGCGTGCCGTCCTCCGGCTCGTCGTAACCCAGCGGGTACCTGGCCTGGAGTCCTTCCAGCGTGGACCGCCAGGCCGCGTAGTCGCCGGTGCGGTGCGCCGCCTGGTCGGCCTCGATCGCGGAGATCAGCTCGTCGATCACGTGCTGCGCGTCGCCGACGATCGGCACGTCCGCGGCCCGGTTCTTGCCGATCTCGGCCGGGTCGATGTCCGCGTGCACGATCTTCGCGCCGGCCGCGAACGACTCCAGGTTGCCGGTCACCCGGTCGTCGAACCGGGCGCCCAGCGCGACCAGCAGGTCCGACTTCTGCATCGCGTAGTTCGCGGTGACCGTGCCGTGCATGCCGGGCATGCCCATGTGCTGCGGGTGCGAGTCCGGGAACGCGCCGCGCGCCATCAGCGTGGTGACCACCGGGATGCCGGTCAGCTCGGCCAGCCTGCGCAGGCTCTCGGTGGCTCGCGCCTTCAGCACGCCGCCGCCGACGTAGAGCACCGGGCGGCGCGCGCTCGCCATCAGGCGCGCGGCCTCGCGGATCTGCTTGCCGTGCGGGTGCAGCGTCGGCCGGTAACCGGGCAGCTCCAGCGTGGGCGGCCAGCTGAACGTGGTCTGCGCCTGCAGGACGTCCTTCGGGATGTCCACCAGGACCGGGCCGGGACGGCCGCTGATCGCCAGGTGGAACGCCTCGGCCAGGACCCGCGGGATGTCCTCGGCGCGCTGGATCAGGTAGTTGTGCTTCGTGATCGGCAGCGTGATGCCCTGGATGTCCGCCTCCTGGAAGGCGTCCGTCCCGATATACGGCCGGGCGACCTGGCCGGTGATCGCGACGATCGGCACCGAGTCCATGTACGCGTCGGCGATCGGCGTCACCAGGTTGGTCGCGCCGGGGCCGGAGGTGGCGATGCAGACGCCGACCTTGCCGGTGGCCTGCGCGTAGCCGGTGGCGGCGTGGCCCGCGCCCTGCTCGTGCCGGACCAGGATGTGCCGCACCGCGGAGTCGTAGAGCGGGTCGTAGGCCGGCAGGATCGCGCCGCCGGGGATGCCGAAGGCGACGTCCACGCCGAGCGACTCGAGCGACTTGACGAGCGAGCCGGCGCCGGTGACCTGGACCGGGGCGACGGCCGGCGCGGCCGGGGTGGCGGAGGTGGCGGCCGTCGTCGCCGAGGACGCGAACGCGTGGGCTCGGTGGGCGAGAGTCTCGGGCGTGGGTCTGCTCATGGCTGTTCGGACCTTTCGGACCTTCGGTGCTGTGAATCTCGAATGTTGTGAAACTGCCCTCAAGGGGCCTCTACCCGGCCAATAAAAACGGCCCTCGTGCGGAAATCACACGGGGCCAGCGCACTCCCAAATCGAGGGGAGTGCGCTCAGGTAAGTACTCGAGAGGACCGGAGGTCGCGGGTGATCGCGAACGAGGCGGTCAGGCACAGGGACATACCGACAGCCTTACTCATCTCATGCGCTGAGTCAACCTATCCCATATATTGGTTCACGGATGCGCGGGTTTCACCCCGACGAGCCGTCACCGTCGACCGCCGGAGCGATCTGACCTGCGGATATGGCACGCCGACCATGCCCGGCGGCGGCCGGCACCCGGTGCGCGGGCGACGCGGCCCGCAGCTGCGCCTCCAGGTGCTCGGCCGGAACCCCGCCGCCGAACAGGAAGCCCTGGCCGAAGCGGCAGCCGGACGCCTCCACGACGGCCAGGTGAGCGGGCGCGCTGATCCCCTCGGCCAGCACCTCCAGGCCGAGCCGATGACCGAGCCGGACCACCACGTCGACCAGCGGCTCGGACGCCACCACCAGCTTCCGGTCGATCTTCAGGATGTCCACCGGCAGGTCCCGCAGCTGCCCCAACGACGAGTAACCGGCGCCGAAGTCGTCCAGCGCGATCCGCACGCCGGTGTCCCGCAGCGCGCGCAGCCGGCGGCACAGCTCGTCCAGGTCGGTCGCGACCGCGTGCTCGGTCACCTCCAGCACCAGTCGCTGCGGCGGCACCCGGTGCGCGTTCAACGCCTCGGCCACCTGCCCGACATAGTCGGGCGCGTGCAGCTCCCGCGGTGAGACGTTCACCGAGACCCACACGTCGTGGCCGTCCCGCAGCCACGCGGCCAGCCGGCGGCAGGCCTGGTCCAGCACCCACCGGCCGAGCTTCGAGATCAGCCCGGACTCCTCCGCGGCCGGGATGAACTCGTCCGGGCCGACCGAGCCCAGCTCCGGGTGCGTCCAGCGAAGCAGCGTCTCCGCGCCGACCGGGCGCGCCGAGGGCAGCGCCACCACCGGCTGGAACACCACTCGCATCTCGTCCCGCTCGATCGCGCCGCGCAGCTCGTGCTCCAGCGTGGTGCGGCGGCGCAGCAGGTGGTCGTAGGCCGGCCGATAACGCTCGACCCGGCTCTTGCCGCGCGCCTTCGCGTAGCGCAGCGCCAGGTCGGCGTTGCGCATCAGCGTCTCCACGTCACCGGCCGACCGCGCCGCCGCCATCCCGATGCTGGCGGACAGGAAGACCTGCTCATACGGCGCAGCGAGCGCGTCGAGCAGCCGGAGCGCGATCTTCTCCGCCTCGTCCTCGCCCGCCCACAGCAGCACGGCGAACTCGTCGCCGCCGAGGCGCGCCACCGCGTCGCCGGGCCGCAGGTGCATCCGCAGCCGGCCGCCGACCTCCATCAACACCCGGTCACCGACGTCGTGGCCGCGGAGGTCGTTGACGCTCTTGAAGCCGTCCATGTCGATGCCCAGCAGCACGCACGGCTCTTTCTCGCCGTCTCCGGAGAACACCTCGTGGTGCAGCACGCGCAGCATGCCGCGCCGGTTGGCCAGGCCGGTCAGCGGGTCGGTGTGGGCCAAGCCGCGGAAGTGCGCCTCCCGCTCGCGCAGCCGCTCCGCACCGCGCCGCACGTCGCGCAGCGCCAGGTACTGCCGGCCGACCAGCGCGACCAGCACCAGGCAGCCGGCCGCGGCGCCGACCGTACCGATGGAGCCGGTGCGCAGAGTCTGATAGGTCGCCGCGCCGGTGAGCACGACCATCGGCAGGAACACCACCGCGGCACCGCGCCGGGTGGTGTCCACCTCGGCCGGCTCCGGCTCACGGTCGGTGGCCCGCGCCGCGATCGCGATCACGGTCAGCCCGGCCGGCAGCAGCAGGGCGCTGGCCAGCACCACGCCGGACCACTCCAGGCAGACGCCGCCGGAGATGCCGGCCCCGGCCAGCGCGGCCGCGGTGATGCCGGCGCCGACGCCCGCCGAGCCGCCGCGCGGCCGGGGCATGCGCACCGACACCATCGTGGTCAGGCCCAGCGCCAGCACGGCGACACCCAACGGCAGAAGCAACATCCAGCAGGGGTACGGCGTGAGCGCGCCCAGAATCCGGGTCGGCGCGGCGACCAGCGCCCAGCCCAGAAACCAGACCGAGCCGGCGATCGCCAGCCCGTCGAGGAGGTGTTGCAGCGCCGTGGCCCCGGTATCCGCGGCGCCGGGCAACATCAGCATCCCGGCCAGCAACGTCACCGCCCCGGCCACCATGCCGAGCGCGATCAGGCGGGCCGCGATCTGGCTGTGCGCGGTCAGCGCCACCCCGAGCCCGGCCACCGCGGTCAGCGCGATGATCGCGCTGCCGGCGGCCAGCAGGTGGTGCGCGTGCCGGCGGCGACCGGCCCGGCGGCGCGCGGACGACACGAGCATGACCGAGGCCGGCACGGCCGAGAGAGCGGCGGCGAGTGCGGCGATCCAGACACCAGGGGGTAGGTGCACACATTCACTGTGCCGGATAAATGCCGGACCGTGGGGACAGCGTGTGCGAAGCGTGGTATTCCGGTCACGCAGCCGGGTGCCCGGTCCCCATCAACCGCGTGCCGTCTCCTCATCAACCCGTGTCGTCTACCACGTCGTCCCGCGTGGTGGACGTAAGGGGCGCCTAATGCTGCCGCCGCGTTTACACCGGTGCAACACTGGGGCTCATGCCCCAGCTGCGGTCAAGGACCTCCACGCACGGCCGGACGATGGCCGGCGCCCGCGCTCTCTGGCGGGCCACCGGAATGACCGACGACGACTTCGGCAAGCCGATCGTCGCCATCGCGAACAGCTTCACCCAGTTCGTACCGGGTCATGTCCACCTCAAGGATCTCGGCGGCCTCGTCGCCGAGTCGGTGGCCGCGGCCGGTGGCGTGGGGCGCGAGTTCAACACGATCGCCGTCGACGACGGCATCGCCATGGGCCACGCCGGCATGCTCTACTCGCTGCCAAGCCGCGAGCTGATCGCCGACGCCGTGGAATACATGGTGAACGCGCACTGCGCCGACGCGCTCGTCTGCATCTCCAACTGCGACAAGATCACGCCCGGCATGCTGATGGCCGCGCTGCGCCTCAACATCCCGACCGTCTTCGTCTCCGGCGGCCCGATGGAGGCCGGCAAGACCGTCGCGGTCGAGGGCGTCGTGCACTCCAAGCTCGACCTGATCGACGCCATGGTCGCGTCCGTCGACGACGCGGTCTCCGACGAGCAGCTCGACACGATCGAGCGCTCCGCGTGCCCGACCTGCGGCTCCTGCTCCGGCATGTTCACGGCCAACTCGATGAACTGCCTGACCGAGGCGATCGGCCTGGCACTGCCCGGCAACGGTTCCACGCTTGCCACGCACGCGGCCCGCAAGGACCTGTTCGTCGAGGCCGGCCGGCTGATCGTGGACATCGCCAAGCGCTACTACGACGGCGACGACGCCTCGCTGCTGCCGCGCGCGATCGCCAGCCGGCCCGCGTTCGAGAACGCGGTCGCGCTCGACGTCGCCATGGGCGGCTCGACCAACACGATCCTGCACCTGCTGGCCGCGGCGCGCGAGGCCGAGCTGGACTTCACGGTGGCCGACATCGACGAGGTGTCCCGCCGGGTGCCGTGCCTGTCGAAGGTCGCGCCGAACAGCCAGAAGTACCACATGGAGGACGTCCACCGGGCCGGCGGCATCCCGGCGATCCTGGGCGAGCTGAACCGGGCCGGGCTGCTCCACAAGGACGTGCACTCGGTGCACTCCCCCTCGCTCGACGGCTGGCTCTCCGACTGGGACGTGCGCTCCGGTGCCGCGAAGCCGGAGGCGATCGAGCTTTTCCACGCGGCGCCCGGCGGCGTCCGGACCACCCAGGCGTTCTCCACCGAGAACCGCTGGTCCACCCTGGACATCGACGCGGCCGACGGCTGCATCCGCGATCTCGAGCACGCCTACACCGCGGACGGTGGCCTGGCGATCCTGTTCGGCAACATCGCGCCGGACGGGTGCGTGGTGAAGACCGCGGGCGTGCCGGAGGAGGTCTGGAAGTTCTCCGGCCCGGCGAGGGTCTTCGAGTCGCAGGACGACGCGGTCACCGGCATCCTCGGCAAGCAGGTGGTCGCCGGTGACGTCGTGGTGATCCGCTACGAGGGGCCGCGCGGCGGGCCGGGCATGCAGGAGATGCTCTACCCGACGTCGTTCCTGAAGGGGCGCGGCCTGGGCAAGGCATGCGCGCTGATCACGGACGGCCGCTTCTCCGGCGGCACGTCCGGCCTCTCCATCGGCCACGTCTCGCCGGAGGCGGCGTCCGGCGGGCTGATCGCGCTGGTCGAGGAGGGCGACGAGATCGTCATCGACATCCCGAACCGCTCGATCAACCTCAACGTGGCCGACGACGTGCTGGAGGCACGCCGGATCGCACAGGAGAAGCGCGACAAGCCGTACACGCCGGTCGATCGTGACCGTCCGGTCTCGGCGGCGCTGCGCGCCTACGCCTCCATGGCCACGTCGGCCTCCGACGGCGCCTACCGGCGAGTGCCCTGAACCCGTTCTCCCACTTCCGGCGAGTGCCCTGAACCCGTTCTCCCACTTCCGGCGTGAGCTTGCTCCCGCGGGCACCGGCCCGATCTCCTTATGTCGTTGGCGGCTGCTTCGATCGGCTCGAAACGGCCGCCGACGACATAACGATGTTCAGGTGCGTGGACTCCGCTTGCTTGACACGCGGGGTCAGCTCCCTATTTCACGAAATATCGGACAGGCTCCGCATCGCGCTTCTGATCTATGAATTCGCCGAACGAGCCGAGCTGCAGAAATAGGACAAAAGCCCCGCCGTCACTTGATCATCCATCGATTGAACGAAATCCACGTTATCGGTGCCACATAACGTGGATTTCGTTCAATCGACCGTTGATCGAGCACACATAGGCTTATTCAGCGCCGCGAGCCGACACCGCGTTGCCGCAGGCCGGGCAGCATGACGAGGGCTACACTGAACAAGCCTCATCCTCTTCGGCATGCTACTGATGCGAATTACACATCAGCGTCTTACGCAGTGGAATTCCGCTGCGATCACGACCACGGAGGCGAAACACGAGTGACGCGAAGTGGTACGCGACGATTGTTCTTGAAAGCCCGCTTGATCAAGCACCAAATTGGGCTATCCGTCGCTTTCGACATTCAGGCGAGCGCAGCGCCCGCTACCACTGGCCTTCCAACATCGGGTCTCCGCCGGCGGCTTTCTGGTGATCCAGGCGTCCCCGAAGTCGTTAGAACGACTTCGGGGACGCCTGGAGGCTTATTCAGCGCGGCGACCTCACGCCGCGTTGCCGCAGGCCAGCACCGTCGGCGCGCAATGCGCTGAATAGCCCTCCTGGATCATGGATCGTCGGCGCGTTCCCCCTGACGCTGAGGCTTATTCAGCGCCGCCTCGTCAGGCTGCCCGGCCTGCGGCAACGCGGTGTCGGCTCGCCGCGCTGAATACTGACCATTCGGAGTCGAGGTTCGAGCGGCGGTGGCCGTCCGGGCGCCGCGCACCCGAAATCTCACGCTAGAGGTTCGCCGCTGCGGAGCGCCGCTCACTTCGACGTCCAAGGCTCGGTATGGCCGGGCTGGGAGTTGATCACGTGTCGCAAATCGTTGTTATCCGGCGCTTTCAACAACGATTTGCGACACGTGATCGCTTTCAAGAGTCGCCGTCGCCGCCTTTGTGATGATATTTCGGACAGGGATTCAGTGACGGAGGGAAGTTCTGTGCTGATTGCCGAGCGCCGGTCACCCTGACGCCGAAGGCTCAGTAAGCGTGCTGAAAGGTCAGCGCATGGCGACAATTCGGACGCGGTCCGATCGTCCGGCTGCTGGCCTCCAGGACCGCCAGGTGGCGGCCGTCAGAACAGCCATCCGGACCACCATCCGGACCACCGGAAAGCCAGCCGGACCGCCAGCCGGGCGGCCAGCCGGGCGGCCAGCCGGGCGGCCAGCCGGGCGGCCAGCCGGGCGGCCAGCCGGGCGGCCAGCCGGGCGGCCAGCCGGGCGGCCAGCCGGGCGGCCAGCCGGGCGGCCAGCCGGGCGGCCAGCCGGGCGGCCCTTTCGAAGATGGACCGCCCGCTTTCGGTGTCTATGCGGTCAGTTGGCGGCGGAGTTCCGCCGAGTCGTGCAGCGCGGTCATCTGGATGAAACGGCCGTTCGCGATCCGGTAGATCGCGTACTCGACGATCTCGAACGAGGCGCCGGACGGCGGGACGCCCAGCCACTCCTTCGCCGGCGTGCCGGTGTTGGTCGCGCGGATGGCGATCCGGTCGCGGTCGAGCAGTAGTTCCTCGATCTCCCAGTGCAGATCGGGCACGGCGTCGACGTCATGCCGCTGCACCGTGAGGACGTCGTCGCGGGTGCCGGGCTCGCCGTTCAGCAACACGTCGTCGGCGATGAACTCGTCCATCCGGTCGAACCGGTGGGCGTTGAGGTCCGCGATGTAGCGGGCGTACCAGGCGCGCAGTTCGTCGTCGGTCATGATCCGGCTACCAGGCCAGCGCGCCGTGCTCGTCCTGGAGGGAGCCGTTGGGAGCCCCGGAGTCCTGGGTGGCGACGCGGGCGACGACCGCGCCGCTCTCCGCGACCGGGCGGCCGATGTCGTAGGCGGCGTTCATGTCGGTGGCCGCGGTGCCGGGCTCGAGCGCGGTGAACCGGATGCCGGGGTGCGCCTTGGCGTACTGCACGGTGAGCATGGTGACCGCGGCCTTGGACGCGGAGTAGAGCGCGAGCGTCATGCCGGACTCCGGACGGTCCGGGTTGGTCACGGCCCAGAACGAGCCGAGGCTGCTGGAGACGTTCACGACCGACGGGTTCGTGCCCCTGCGGAGCAGCGGCAGCGCCGCCTCGGTGACGCGGATGACGCCCACCGTGTTCACGTCGAACGCGTCGCGGGCCGCGGGCCCGGTCATTGGGCCGTCCGCGAGGATGCCGGCGTTGTTGATCAGGATGTCGAGGCGGCCCTCGACGGCGTCGATCGTGGCCAGCGCGCTCTGCACCGAGGCGTCGTCGGTGACGTCGAGCTGTACGAACTTCGCGCCGAGCGCGGCGGCCGCCCGCTCGCCGCGTTCCGGGTCGCGGGCACCGGCGTAGACGGTGTGCCCTGCCGCGACGAGGTGCCGGGCGGTCTCGAACCCGATGCCCTTGTTGGCGCCGGTGATGAGGGTGATGGCCATGGGTCTCCTAATTTTGTACCGCTCGGTTACGCCACCACCGTAGCAAGGTTTTGTACCGATCGGTTAGAGGTCCCGGTCACAATTTGTACCGAGCGGTAGAGTGGGGTCATGAGCACGAGCACGCAGACGCCGGGCCGACCACGGGCCTTCGACGAGGAGACGGTTCTCGATCGGGCCACCGAGGTCTTCTGGCTGTACGGCTACGAGGGGGCGTCGCTGAGCGCGCTCACCGGCGCGATGGGCATCAACCGGCCGAGCCTCTACTCGACGTTCGGCAGCAAGGAGGAGCTGTTCAAGCGCGCCTTCGCTCGTTACCACGAGAAGCGGGTCGCCCAGGCCCGGGCCGCGCTCGACCAGCCCACCGCCTACGCCTCGATCGAGGCGTTCCTGCGCTCCAGCGCGGACGGCCTCACCGACGGCGACCACCCGGCCGGCTGCCTCTCCATCCAGGGCGGCCTGGCCTGCTCCCCGGAGAACGCCCGCATCTCCGCGGCCCTCGCCACCGGCCGCGCCGCCACCGAGGCCGCCATCGCCGAGCGCCTGACCCGCGCCGCCGCCGAGAACGACCTGCCATCCGGCGTCGACCCGCACGCGATGGCCCGCTTCGTGATGGCCCTGAGCGAGGGCCACGCCGTCCACGCCGCCGCCGGCGCCACCCGCGACGACCTCCAAGCCTCCGTCGACATGGCCCTGCGCGCGGTCGCGCCGCACCCCTGAGAGTCCGTGGGCCGGCCTGTCAACCGAGCCGAGAGGGGTGAGGTGATGCCCGCCGAGCCGGCTCACTTCGACAGCCACGAGGCCGCGACGCACCTGTCGCGGATCATCGAGCGGGTGGAGAACGGCGAAGAGATCTTCATTGATCGGGCCGGCACGCCGGTGGCGAAGGTGGTCCCTGGCGCGGCGGGTCAACCGGCTCGGGATCGATTCACTCGCAGGTTAGCTCGATCGCCGAGACGAAACGCGACTTCCTGCGTCGGCCGATGCCCGCGCCGGACGGGATCGTCCTGGCCGACGACATCGTGCGGGAGCGCGCGGAGTGATGACGTGATCGGGGCGTCCTCATGCCGTCAGAACGGCATGAGGGACGCCCCGATCACGGTGAGGTGTGGGGTCAGCTGCCCTCGGCGCGGCCGAGGCGCCAGTAGCCCATGAAGGCGACGGCGCGGCGGTCGACGCCGCAGCCGGTGACGAGGTGGCGGCGGAGGGTCTTGATGACGGCGGCCTCGCCGGCCAGCCAGGCGTAGAGGCGGCTGGCGTCGGTGAGCGGGGCGCCGGTCGCGTCGACCGGGACCTCCCAGAGAAGGTCGTGGTCGACGTCGACGTCCTCGATGGTGGCGGGGGCGTCGGCGAGGCGGGAGTCGCCGAGGATGCGGGCGGTGGCGGTCTCGACGGCGGGGATCAGGTGGGTGCCGTGCGGGGCGCCGTCGCGCGGGAGCCAGGTGACGGTGACGCCGGTGGGGGCGGTGACCGGGAAGTGGTCGTCGGTCTCCGGGACCTCGATGAAGGCCTCGCCGCGGGCGTCGGCGGGGAGCTTGGCCAGGATCGCGGCGATCGCGGGGGCGGCGGTCTCGTCGCCGCCGAGCAGCAGGAAGTCGGCGTGGGCGGGCGGGCGGAAGTCGAAGCCGCCGTGCGGGCCGGGGTGGTCGGCGTTCGGGCCGAGCAGCGCGATCCGCGAGCCGGGGCGGGCGGTCAGCGCCCAGCGCGAGGCGGGACCGTGGTCGCCGTGCAGGACCATGTCGACGTCGACCTCGCGCGGGCCGGGGCGGACCTCGCGAATCGTGTACGTCCGGATCGGGTTGCGGTGGGCCTCGGGGAGCGCGCGCCACTCGCCGTACCAGTCGGGGCCGTCGGGGAGGGTGTCGAAGCCGGTCTCCGGCAGCGGCGGGATCAGCTTGAACCGCTGGTCGTAGCCGGTGGACGCGAAGCGGTCCAGATCGTCGCCGGTGAGCGTGACGCGCAGGAAGCTGGGACTGATCCGTTCGACGCGGCGCACCTCGGTGATGAAGAAGCGCCAGGGTCGGACCGTCGTGTCGGGCTCGGCGGTCAGGGTCACGGTTCCTCCCGATGATCTGTAAGGCATGGCTAACCTAACAAAGTCACCGGGAGGAGGGAACCCCGGCGGGGCCGGAGCGAGGAGCCGTCCGGGTGTGCCGCGCGGGCGCCTGCTGTATCCGGGTGTTCGCGACGTGCGGCCAGGTGGCGCCCGGCCCTCGCCACGGCCCGGTCACCGCAGCCGTGCCGGGCCTACAGGTGTGACATGACCAACGCGGCCGCGCCCAACAGGCCGGCGTCGCCGCCGAGCGTGCTGCGGTGGACGCGGACGCGCTTGATGTAGTCGAGGCCGGCCAGCGAGGAGATCGCGGCGCGGATCGGGTCGAAGAGCAGGTCGCCGACGTTCGCGACGCCGCCGCCGATCACCACGTCGTCCAGGTCGAACAGGCCGGCCGTGGCCACGATGCCGGCGCCGACCGCGTTGCCGGACCGGTGGAACGCCTCCAGCGCGACCGGGTGCCCGGCCCGCGCGTCCGCGGCGAGCGCGATCGCGTCGACCGTGGGATGCGTGGTCTCCCAGCCGTTCGCGCGCGCCCAGCGGACGATCGAGGTGCCGCTGCCGAGCACCTCGACGCAGCCGCGGCCGCCGCACGGGCAGTCCGGACCGTCCAACGAGACCGGGATGTGCCCGATGTGCCCGGCGTTGCCGGTCGGGCCCTGATAGACCCTGCCGTCCAGGACCAGGCCGCCGCCGACGCCGGTGGAGACCACGATGCCGAGGAACGCGGCCGAGGTGTAGCCGCCCCAGCGGTACTCGCCGAGCGCCATGCACTGGCCGTCGCCGCCGAGATAGGCGGGCCGGCCGGGCAGCACGTCGCGCAGCGCGTCGAGGATCCTGTAGCCGCGCCAGGCGACGATGTTGACCGGGCTGACCGTGCCCGCGTACGGGTCGAGCGGGCCGGCCGAGCCGACGCCGATGCCCCGCAGCGCGGATGCCGGGCCGGCGGCGGCGACCTGGTGGGCCAGGGCCACCAGCGCGCCGCCGACCTTGTCCGGGTCGTCCGTCGCCGGGGTGGGCACCACCGCGCGGTCGCGGATGGTGCCGTCGGGCGTGACCACGGCGGCGGCGAGCTTGGTGCCGCCGACGTCGATCGCGAGTACCGGTCCCGGAACGGGGTTGCTCATCGTGCGGTGCCTCTCAGGGACGGACGTCGTTCACGCAGCGCAGCACCGGCCTCGCGGTCAGCCCGGCGGCGTCGAGCGTGGCGTCCGTGCGCACCCGGAACGTGGTGGTCTCTCCGGGGAGGAGCGTAACCAGCGCGGAGTCCGCGACGGCGCCGGGATCGAGACGATCCGGAAAGATCGTCAGGTCGCGGAGCACGGTGCGCGCGGTGACGGTCACGTCGTAGCCGCCGTCGACGGGCGCCACCTCCGCGTCGTACCCCGGGATCGGGAAGTTGATCTGCTTGTCCTCGGCGAAGAACCAGAGCGCGCGGGCAGAACCGGCCGTGACGACGATCAGCTCGGCGGACGCGTCACCGGGCGTGGCGATGTCCGGCGGCAACGGCGTGGTGACGGACGCCCGGGGCTCCAGGGACAGCGGGAACACCGACTTCGCGAGAACGTCGCCGTCCAGCGTGCGGCGGGTCACCTCGATCTCGCCGGTCCACCGCGACCGGCCGTCGTTGACCGCGATCACGGCCGGCCCGTGCGGGCGCGGCTGCACGGTGAGCAGGCGGTCCGCGTAGCCGTGCCGGAGCGCGTACCAGAGCGGTTTGCGGCGGCCGTCGCCGTCGACCGCGGACCACGAGGTGACCGGCCAGCAGTCGTTCAACTGCCAGACCACCGCGCCCATGCAGTACGGCCGGAGCGAGCGGAAGTGCTCGACGCCGAGCGCGATCGCCCGCGCCTGGTTGACCTGGGTCAGGAAGTGCCAGTCGTCGAAGTCCCGCGGCACGGGAAGGTGCTCGGCCAGGCCCCGCTCGAGTTTCAGATTCCCGTCGATGGCCTTCTGGTGGTGCGCGATTCCCGGCGAGGACGGGGTCAGCGGCTCGTCGCTGATCGCGCGGCGCAGCGTGGCGAACGCGGGCGGCGCCTGGAAGCCGAACTCGGCCACGAACCGCGGCTGGTAGTCCCGGTAGCGCGTGTAGTCGACCCGGTTCCACACGTCCCAGATGTGCATGGTCCCGCGGGACGGCTCGTTCGGGTGCGTGTCGTGGTCACCGGACCAGGGGCTGCCCGGCCAGTACGGCCGGGTCGGGTCCAGGTCACCGACGACCGATGGGAGCAGGCCGAAGTAGTAGCCGGCGCCCCAGGTGCGGTCGCCGAGCGCGGGCTGCCAGTCCCAGTCGTGCCAGCCCCAGATGTTCTCGTTGTTGCCGGTCCAGGCGACCAGGCTGGGGTGACTCGCGAGCCGCACCACGTTCTCCCGCGCCTCCGCCGCCACCTCG
Coding sequences within it:
- a CDS encoding acetolactate synthase large subunit; the protein is MSRPTPETLAHRAHAFASSATTAATSATPAAPAVAPVQVTGAGSLVKSLESLGVDVAFGIPGGAILPAYDPLYDSAVRHILVRHEQGAGHAATGYAQATGKVGVCIATSGPGATNLVTPIADAYMDSVPIVAITGQVARPYIGTDAFQEADIQGITLPITKHNYLIQRAEDIPRVLAEAFHLAISGRPGPVLVDIPKDVLQAQTTFSWPPTLELPGYRPTLHPHGKQIREAARLMASARRPVLYVGGGVLKARATESLRRLAELTGIPVVTTLMARGAFPDSHPQHMGMPGMHGTVTANYAMQKSDLLVALGARFDDRVTGNLESFAAGAKIVHADIDPAEIGKNRAADVPIVGDAQHVIDELISAIEADQAAHRTGDYAAWRSTLEGLQARYPLGYDEPEDGTLSPQFVIKRIGEIAGPDAIYAAGVGQHQMWASQFISYEKPYTWLNSGGAGTMGYAVPAAMGAKTGKPDTVVWAIDGDGCFQMTNQELATCALENIPIKVAVINNGNLGMVRQWQTLFYDQRYSNTELGTHKHRIPDFVKLADALGCVGLRCESADDVDRVIAEAMAINDRPVVIDFVVGKDAMVWPMVPAGMSNDDILFARGIRPDFPDDAV
- a CDS encoding putative bifunctional diguanylate cyclase/phosphodiesterase, coding for MLVSSARRRAGRRRHAHHLLAAGSAIIALTAVAGLGVALTAHSQIAARLIALGMVAGAVTLLAGMLMLPGAADTGATALQHLLDGLAIAGSVWFLGWALVAAPTRILGALTPYPCWMLLLPLGVAVLALGLTTMVSVRMPRPRGGSAGVGAGITAAALAGAGISGGVCLEWSGVVLASALLLPAGLTVIAIAARATDREPEPAEVDTTRRGAAVVFLPMVVLTGAATYQTLRTGSIGTVGAAAGCLVLVALVGRQYLALRDVRRGAERLREREAHFRGLAHTDPLTGLANRRGMLRVLHHEVFSGDGEKEPCVLLGIDMDGFKSVNDLRGHDVGDRVLMEVGGRLRMHLRPGDAVARLGGDEFAVLLWAGEDEAEKIALRLLDALAAPYEQVFLSASIGMAAARSAGDVETLMRNADLALRYAKARGKSRVERYRPAYDHLLRRRTTLEHELRGAIERDEMRVVFQPVVALPSARPVGAETLLRWTHPELGSVGPDEFIPAAEESGLISKLGRWVLDQACRRLAAWLRDGHDVWVSVNVSPRELHAPDYVGQVAEALNAHRVPPQRLVLEVTEHAVATDLDELCRRLRALRDTGVRIALDDFGAGYSSLGQLRDLPVDILKIDRKLVVASEPLVDVVVRLGHRLGLEVLAEGISAPAHLAVVEASGCRFGQGFLFGGGVPAEHLEAQLRAASPAHRVPAAAGHGRRAISAGQIAPAVDGDGSSG
- the ilvD gene encoding dihydroxy-acid dehydratase; its protein translation is MPQLRSRTSTHGRTMAGARALWRATGMTDDDFGKPIVAIANSFTQFVPGHVHLKDLGGLVAESVAAAGGVGREFNTIAVDDGIAMGHAGMLYSLPSRELIADAVEYMVNAHCADALVCISNCDKITPGMLMAALRLNIPTVFVSGGPMEAGKTVAVEGVVHSKLDLIDAMVASVDDAVSDEQLDTIERSACPTCGSCSGMFTANSMNCLTEAIGLALPGNGSTLATHAARKDLFVEAGRLIVDIAKRYYDGDDASLLPRAIASRPAFENAVALDVAMGGSTNTILHLLAAAREAELDFTVADIDEVSRRVPCLSKVAPNSQKYHMEDVHRAGGIPAILGELNRAGLLHKDVHSVHSPSLDGWLSDWDVRSGAAKPEAIELFHAAPGGVRTTQAFSTENRWSTLDIDAADGCIRDLEHAYTADGGLAILFGNIAPDGCVVKTAGVPEEVWKFSGPARVFESQDDAVTGILGKQVVAGDVVVIRYEGPRGGPGMQEMLYPTSFLKGRGLGKACALITDGRFSGGTSGLSIGHVSPEAASGGLIALVEEGDEIVIDIPNRSINLNVADDVLEARRIAQEKRDKPYTPVDRDRPVSAALRAYASMATSASDGAYRRVP
- a CDS encoding ester cyclase gives rise to the protein MTDDELRAWYARYIADLNAHRFDRMDEFIADDVLLNGEPGTRDDVLTVQRHDVDAVPDLHWEIEELLLDRDRIAIRATNTGTPAKEWLGVPPSGASFEIVEYAIYRIANGRFIQMTALHDSAELRRQLTA